One window from the genome of Cricetulus griseus strain 17A/GY chromosome 2, alternate assembly CriGri-PICRH-1.0, whole genome shotgun sequence encodes:
- the LOC100751955 gene encoding 60S ribosomal protein L11, producing the protein MSQDEGEKENPMWELHICKLCLSICVEESRDRLTRAAKVLEQLKGETPVFSKARYTMRSFGIRSNEKIAVQCTVHGTKTEEILEKGLKVQEYELWRNNFTDTGNFGFEIQEHIDLAIKYDPSIRIHGLDFYVVLGRPGFTIADKHRTGCIGAKHRISKEEAMRWFQHKYDGIILPGK; encoded by the coding sequence ATGTCACAAGATGAAGGTGAAAAGGAGAACCCCATGTGGGAACTTCACATCTGCAAGCTCTGCCTCAGTATCTGTGTTGAGGAGAGCAGAGATAGACTGACCAGGGCAGCCAAGGTGTTGGAGCAGCTCAAAGGCGAGACACCTGTGTTTTCCAAAGCCAGATACACCATGAGGTCCTTTGGCATCAGGAGTAATGAAAAGATTGCTGTTCAATGCACTGTCCATGGAACCAAGACAGAAGAAATTCTGGAGAAAGGCCTGAAGGTACAGGAGTATGAATTATGGAGAAATAACTTCACAGATACTGGAAACTTTGGCTTTGAGATTCAAGAACACATTGATCTGGCCATCAAATATGACCCAAGCATTAGGATCCATGGCCTGGACttctatgtggtgctgggtaGGCCAGGTTTCACCATCGCAGATAAGCACAGGACAGGCTGCATTGGAGCCAAACACAGAATCAGCAAAGAGGAGGCCATGCGCTGGTTCCAGCACAAGTATGATGGGATCATCCTTCCTGgcaaataa